The following coding sequences are from one bacterium window:
- a CDS encoding SDR family oxidoreductase, producing the protein MNLKDARALVTGGSEGIGYAIAEALVAKGAQVAIMGRDKPKLAAAAEALGALALPGDVGVEADAVRVTAAAIAGLGGLDVLVNNAGFGHFLSLVDMTTAKFEAVFRTNVTGAMLMAREAARHFIDQERGHIVNVGSTSGLGGGKYSTAYSGSKFALRGMSECWRAELRPYNIRVTLVNPSEVQTAFFAKLGRSQELSEKKLRPQEIADAVIGALEIDDRGFIPEFAVFATNPW; encoded by the coding sequence ATGAATCTGAAGGACGCCCGCGCCCTCGTCACGGGGGGCAGCGAGGGAATCGGTTACGCGATCGCGGAGGCCCTGGTCGCCAAGGGCGCCCAGGTGGCGATCATGGGGCGCGACAAGCCGAAGCTGGCGGCGGCCGCCGAGGCGCTCGGCGCGCTCGCCCTGCCCGGTGACGTCGGCGTCGAGGCCGACGCCGTGCGCGTGACCGCGGCAGCGATCGCCGGCCTCGGCGGGCTCGACGTCCTGGTCAACAACGCCGGCTTCGGGCACTTCCTCTCGCTCGTCGACATGACGACCGCGAAGTTCGAAGCCGTCTTTCGCACCAACGTGACCGGCGCCATGCTGATGGCCCGCGAAGCCGCGCGCCACTTCATCGACCAGGAGCGGGGGCACATCGTCAACGTCGGCTCGACCTCGGGGCTCGGCGGCGGCAAGTACTCGACGGCCTACTCGGGCTCGAAGTTCGCGCTGCGCGGCATGAGCGAGTGCTGGCGGGCCGAGCTCAGGCCCTACAACATCCGCGTCACGCTCGTGAACCCGAGCGAGGTGCAGACGGCCTTCTTTGCCAAGCTCGGCCGCAGCCAGGAGCTGAGCGAGAAGAAGCTGCGCCCGCAGGAGATCGCGGACGCGGTGATCGGAGCGCTCGAGATCGACGATCGCGGCTT